The genomic interval CCTACGAGTGTGTCTGTGGCGCGGTGACGGTCACCGTCGCCCGCCCCGAGTCGACCGACTGAAACCGACGGTGCAACAGGCGTGTCGTCGACCCGGTCCCGGCGACACGCAGAACCGTCCGTCTAAGTACGGCCGTCGAAAACGAGGCCGTATGGAACACGACGCCGTCGTCAGCGCACGGGGCCACGAGAACGTCACGGCCGAACACGCGAGCACGCTCGAAGTCACCAGCGACGACTTTCTGACGCCGGCCGGTGACTGCATCCTCGGCGTCGAGGCCGACACCGTCCCCGCCGACTTCGACGACGAGTTCGTCGCGGCCTGCCGGTCCGCCGACGCGACCATCACGGCGACGCTCGAAGCCGCCGGCCACCGCGTCGTCGTCGAGGGCTCTGGTCACCCGGAGCTCTCCTTCGAGAACGACCGGAGCCACGTCCTCCGGACCAGCGATTACGTCGACGACCGGACGGTGATGGTCGGGGCCGACGCGGCCGCCGGCGACGTCGACCGCGACCTGGTGGCGGCGCTCGCCGACGGCGCGGAGCTGACGTTTTCACTCACCGTGGAGTCGACGTGAGGCCGTCCTCTCGTCCCCGTAGTCCTCGAAGAACGCCCGCACGTCTCGCGGCGGTCGCCCGAGCACGCGCTCGACAGCCCCGGTGACACGACCGGCGAGCCCGAGCCGGGCCGTGGTGTAGATGCCGCTCATCACCAGTGTGAAACCCAGCGGCCGGCCCCGCCGGAGCTCCCGGACCACGAACCGCGGGAGCGAGGGGTC from Halomicroarcula saliterrae carries:
- a CDS encoding DUF371 domain-containing protein; protein product: MEHDAVVSARGHENVTAEHASTLEVTSDDFLTPAGDCILGVEADTVPADFDDEFVAACRSADATITATLEAAGHRVVVEGSGHPELSFENDRSHVLRTSDYVDDRTVMVGADAAAGDVDRDLVAALADGAELTFSLTVEST